DNA sequence from the Chryseobacterium turcicum genome:
ATTTTAAGAGCTCTTACATCTAAAGAATAACATTCTGAGTATGATGAATGTTTTTCATAAGGAAAATTATTTTTGAAAGTCTTATTATAAGTAGGTTCAAACATTTTAATTAATGCTGCTTCGGTGAAATTAATTTTTTGCTTCTCTGTAAATACCAATCCCTTATTATCACTAAAATCTTTAATTAATTTATCATCTCTTTTTTTATTTTCCTTTGAATAAATTTTCTCATCAACTCCTCCGGTATATAACATACTTAGTTGAGAAAATTTTGTTAGTAGAATCCAGATATCACTATCTGGATTATTTGTCAAAGCATGAGTATAGATTTTCTGTAATGTTTCATGAGCTGGTAATCTATCAAAAGCAGTTCTATTTCCTAAATGTCCATATGCTTGTCCAATATATAAAATTTCATAATCAAGGATATCTGTAGTGATATTTTTATCCAAACTTATTTGATCGTATAATAAACTAGATTTAGCTACTAATAAAGTTTTTTTATCATCAAAAAGCTCGAATTGACTAAACGGATACTTTGTTGTTAATTTGATTTTTGATTCTACTTTAGGCAAACCAATACTAAGAGAAATTCGATGCTTATCCTCTTTGTTATGAATTACAAAATCAAATAATGCTCTACTTCCATTACTAGAAAACGATTGTGGGTCAATAGTAATTTTTGGTCTTTGCAAGATAAAATAGATATTGCACGGATTATCATCATTGAATATTCTTTCATTTTCTGAATAAGTATCTAAATCTGATCCCAAAACAAATTGATATTGACTGAGAAACATAGACAAAAAAGTTTCTGCTCCAAATTTATGATTATCTCTTAAGAATAGATTATTTTTCATGATGCAATAACTTTCTACTTTAATTATTATTTTCTCGCCAAAGCTTTCCCTTCAAAAGAAATTCCGTCCCAGCCGCATTCTATAAAGTTTCTGATATTTTGATGGTCTGTACCTTCAGGATTTTGTAAAACATCTTTTCTGTAAAACTCTCCAAAAAGATTCAGCGTTTCTTCTTTTGATAAATCATTGAGTTGAGCAAAGCTGAACACTTTACACGAACCATTGTTCTGATTAGCTTCATTTATCGTATTCCCGTTGGTAAATTTTGTAGGCGTAAAATCGTAATGTTCATCGATAAATGCAATAACATCATTAAACTGAATGTCTTCCGCCGATTTTTCTAATTGTTCAAATAACATATTTTAATTTTTTTATTAGTAAATAATTCAATTTTAAAAACAGAAAATCTGCTCCATCGAAGCAATATCTCTGTAGAAAAGTTCTAAAAAACCGTTGCGCGTTCCTTAGGAACGCTATCTTTTTTCATTTGAAACGATTCAGACTTTCCTTATATTTTTTCTTATTCCTCACCACTTCCATTGAGACAATGTAGAATTTTAAAAGTAAAACTGTAAAATGAATGTCCGTAATTCATAACAACTTAATTTTTAACAGTTTGTTTTTCATTCCGCAGGAAACTTCAGTGTGTTGAGATTCCTACGGAATGACAAAAATGACTGCTGATTTTAGCGTTATGCTTAAAGAAGGACATTCACAACTGTAAGGTTTAATAATAACTACCTCATAAAAATCTTTGATTTTTTTAAACTAATGTGCTCTAAAATATTCTCAATAATTTACCTAAAAACTTTTGTGACTAATGTGTCAAAAAACTTTTATTCCTTTTGTGGTTAATTCTTCAAAAATAATCAAAATAAATTTACCTACGCAAAAAGATTGCATACTTGTTCTATTACTTTGCATTATCAAAATAACAAAACAGTATTAAAAAAAGTTGAATCTCTCGCAGCCCGACTTGAACGAAGCTCTTTTTGTAAGGAGGAACGACGAGCAAAAAAGCGGGAGTGGAAGGCGGATTAAGCTGCCCAAATAAAAAACAAATAATATGACAACAATTACAGGAAAAGAATTAATCGCTTTAGGATTTACACCGAAAAAATGGTTTGCCGAAGCTTTGGAATATATCAACGAAACTCAATTAACTGAAAATGAAATGATGGAATATTTGGAGCAATTCAAATCTCCGGAACCTATTCCATTATTAGAAAATCCTGCAGATTTTATCATCAACATCAGAGCGGAACACGAAAGTGAAAATGATAACGTAGAAAAAGTAATCAACACCATGAAAGTCCTGATGAAAACGCCGACTTTAGTTTCAGGAGCGATTATGCCCGATGCTTGTCCGACCGGACCGGAAGGTCATATTCCTGTGGGCGGAGTGGTCGTGGCAAAAAATGCAATTCATCCAGGGTTTCATAGCGCAGATATTTGTTGTTCGGTGATGTTGACCGACTTTGGAAAAATTGAACCGAAACTAGTTTTGGATGCCGCCCACTCCATCACGCATTTCGGATACGGAGGAAGAGATAGAGGTTCGCAAATGCCGATGTCACAAGAATTAATGGATGCTTTCAGAGAAAATGAGTTCTTAAATGATGAGAAATTAATCAGTATTGCCCGTTCTCATATGGGAACTCAGGGCGATGGAAACCATTTCTTATTTGTAGGAATTTCTAAAAATACAGGAAACACAATGTTGGTGACTCATCACGGTTCAAGAGCGCCGGGAGCGATGTTATACGATAAAGGAATGAAAGTAGCCAACCGTTTCAGAATGGATATTTCACCGGAAACCTTGAAAGAAAACGCATGGATTCCGTATGAAACCGAAGAAGGAAAACAATATTGGGAAGCTTTGCAACTCATCAGAAAATGGACGAAAGAAAACCATGAATCGATTCATAATGCAACTTTAGAAAAACTGAATATCGAAAAACAAAACAGATATTGGAACGAACATAATTTTGTATTCAGAGATGGCGATTTATTCTATCATGCAAAAGGAGCAACGCCTTTGGATGATAAATTTATGCCCGATATTACAGGCCCAAGACTGATTCCTCTGAATATGGCAGAACCTGTATTGATTGTTCAAGGAACAACCAATGGTAGAAATTTAGGTTTTGCACCACACGGTGCGGGAAGAAATTTCAGCAGAACGCAACATAAAAAATCTCTGGCTCATAAAACCATTGAAGAAGTTTTTGCAGAAGAAACAAAAGGATTAGATATCCGTTTCTTTACCAATGATATTGATATTTCTGAACTTCCGACCGCTTATAAAAGTGCAAAAAACGTAAGAGCCCAAATTGAAGAATACGGATTGTGTGAAGTTCTGGATGAAGTGATGCCTTATGGATGTATTATGGCGGGTGATGTGCAGAAGAATGCGCCTTGGAAGAAAAAGAAGAAGTTTAGGAAATAATTAGAAGATTACGGGTTATCGTAATCTTTTTTTGTGGATTGGGAGTATATTTGTTAAATTTATTTTATATGATAAAATAAACATTTTTTTTAATCCTATCAAGCTAATATTTTGGAAATATTATAATGGCTGGGTTAATAAAAGTAATCTGAATAGAAACCCTCCTGCGACTAATCATTAAAAAAAAAATGAAAAAAACTTTGATAATAATAAGATATACAATCTCTCTATTATGCCTGTGTTTATTGTTGTTATATTTAACTCCTATTTTTTTTCCAAGCATTTCGACTAAATATGCTGAAAATTTTGATATGGACAATTTTAATGAAATTAAAATTGGTGATAATAGACATAGTGTGGATAATCTATTAGGAAAACCATTTTATGTTTCTACAGAAAATATAAACAGGGATAGTTTAAAAACAAATTATTGGTATAGCGAAAATAGGACATCTATTATGGAATATGATAAAATAATCATTCAATTTTATGATGATAAAGTAGTCAATAAAGTAAGAGTTTTAGATGGAGATTAATACAAAACCTGATACCCGCTGGTGCAAACGTCTCGCTCGTACCCATTACCAATAAATACAGCGGTCACAAGCGAGACGCTTGCGCCAGCAAAGAACCACAAGACGATAAAAGACCAGAAGAAATTCTGGTCTTTTTATTTACACGATAGCGCAGATTTGCAATCTGTGCTTACCCAACTTAACATAATACCCTCAAAATCAAAATATTTCAACAAAATCTACCATCCATTCAAAATAATTTCTATATTTGAATTACTAATTAAAAACACAATTGATATGTCTAGCACCTCAGAAGTAGGTCACGCTAAAAATGTAGCGAACCTTCAAAAAATAACGCAACAAGTTTCTACGTACAGCCGTTACAATCCACCGATTGCCGACATTACTCTACCCAACCTTCAGGCACTCTACTACAGTGCCAATGCAAAACTAACAGAAGTTGGAGACAAAAGAAACGCTAACAAAAACGCCATCGTTGCCCGTCAGACTACTTTCGAAAATTTGAGTTCCACCTGTACCAGTATCATGAATGTATTGGAAATTGTAGGTTTACCGCAAGGAACTTTAGATCAGGCAAGATCTTTAACCCAGACCATTCAGGGCAGTTCAAGGAAGAGCAATCCACCGATTGAAAAAGGCGAGGAAACTCCCAAATCCTCATCTACCTCCCGACAGTCATTCACCTCAAAAGCTGAAAATTTTGGTCTGCTCATCCAAATGCTGTCTACCCTCCCCGCTTACACTCCGAATGAAGACAACATAAAATTGCAAAACCTCAGCATCTATCACGAATCATTAAAAGCGGCGACCCTTATCGTAGACCAAACCGTATCTGAGCTGAACACCAAAATCATAGAACGCGACAAAATTCTTTATGCAGACGAAACCGGAGTCTATCCCATCTCCCTAAAGATTAAAAAATACGTAAAAAGTCTATACGGAGCCACTTCCCCGGAATTTACCACCGTCTCCGCCATAGAATTTACCGATAGAAAATAATTTGTGTTTTAACGTGAAAAATATTGAAACTCTGTAATTCAATATTGTATCAAAGTAAAGTTGCATTGTTATGATGTAACTTTATTTTTTTGCCATGTATTTTTACATTCTCCCAATGTCATTCTACATTGGCACGATGTAGTTTTACATTCTCGCATTGTTACTTTACATTCTTGCGATGTAAGTTCACATTTTAGCATTGTAAGTTTACATTGGCACGATATGATTTCACATTCTTCCGATGTAGTTTTACATTCTCGCATTGTTACTCTACATTCTTGCGATGTAAGTTCACATTTTAGCATTGTAAGTGTACATTGGCACGATGTGATTCTACATTGACCCCCGTTGGTGCAAGCGCAATGGATAAAAGAGCTGGGAACAATAATCACTTCAGAAAAAGAAGAAGCCGACTTTGATTTCTCTTTAGAAACCTTAGAAAAAGATAGTTTTACAAAGGTTTTTAAATAATAATTGAGCTGTCATTTTGAGTGAAAAATCTAGAAATAATGGCTTTTTTTAAAATCATTATTTTCCTTTGTCTTAATTTATAAGAAACAAAATAGTGAATGTCCGTCTTTAAGCATAACGCTAAAATCAGCAGTCGTTTTGTCATTCCGCAGGAATCTAAACTAATTTATTTTCAGTGTATTGAGATTCCTGCGGAATGACAAACAAACTGTTAAAAATTAAGTTATTATTAATTACGGACATTCATAAACAAAATCGTTAAGTTATTCATACAAAGAGAATTTTATCTTCGATAAAATCTTTGCGCCTTAAAAACGGAATGAATTAAAAAACTTTGCGTCTTTGCGTTTTACCAAAGAACCAAACATTAGAGTTTAATTTT
Encoded proteins:
- a CDS encoding HopJ type III effector protein yields the protein MLFEQLEKSAEDIQFNDVIAFIDEHYDFTPTKFTNGNTINEANQNNGSCKVFSFAQLNDLSKEETLNLFGEFYRKDVLQNPEGTDHQNIRNFIECGWDGISFEGKALARK
- a CDS encoding RtcB family protein, coding for MTTITGKELIALGFTPKKWFAEALEYINETQLTENEMMEYLEQFKSPEPIPLLENPADFIINIRAEHESENDNVEKVINTMKVLMKTPTLVSGAIMPDACPTGPEGHIPVGGVVVAKNAIHPGFHSADICCSVMLTDFGKIEPKLVLDAAHSITHFGYGGRDRGSQMPMSQELMDAFRENEFLNDEKLISIARSHMGTQGDGNHFLFVGISKNTGNTMLVTHHGSRAPGAMLYDKGMKVANRFRMDISPETLKENAWIPYETEEGKQYWEALQLIRKWTKENHESIHNATLEKLNIEKQNRYWNEHNFVFRDGDLFYHAKGATPLDDKFMPDITGPRLIPLNMAEPVLIVQGTTNGRNLGFAPHGAGRNFSRTQHKKSLAHKTIEEVFAEETKGLDIRFFTNDIDISELPTAYKSAKNVRAQIEEYGLCEVLDEVMPYGCIMAGDVQKNAPWKKKKKFRK
- the bamE gene encoding outer membrane protein assembly factor BamE domain-containing protein; translation: MDNFNEIKIGDNRHSVDNLLGKPFYVSTENINRDSLKTNYWYSENRTSIMEYDKIIIQFYDDKVVNKVRVLDGD